In Aerococcus loyolae, a genomic segment contains:
- a CDS encoding dCTP deaminase/dUTPase family protein encodes MAKRGFEIVSSYQDQGIHLPQRQTTSAAGYDIEAAERVVLPSFWSAAVKAAGGQGKGDLAKITQPSLVPTGLKAYMPHDEYLQIISRSSNPWKRNLTLPNGVGIIDSDYYNNANNEGHIYVQLLNFGLEDVVIEKGERIAQGIFTPYLKTDQDSGGLKERSGGFGSSGQ; translated from the coding sequence ATGGCAAAAAGAGGATTTGAAATTGTCAGTTCCTACCAAGATCAAGGTATACACCTACCCCAAAGGCAAACTACTTCTGCGGCTGGCTATGACATTGAGGCCGCTGAGCGGGTGGTTTTACCTTCCTTTTGGTCGGCGGCTGTCAAAGCGGCAGGGGGACAAGGAAAAGGCGATTTAGCGAAGATTACCCAACCTAGCCTGGTTCCGACCGGGCTCAAGGCTTATATGCCTCACGATGAATACCTGCAAATTATTTCCCGGTCCAGTAACCCTTGGAAACGTAACCTCACCTTACCTAATGGGGTGGGGATTATTGATAGTGACTACTATAATAATGCCAATAATGAAGGCCATATCTATGTTCAACTGCTCAATTTTGGCTTGGAAGATGTGGTGATTGAGAAGGGCGAGCGGATTGCCCAGGGGATTTTTACCCCCTACCTGAAGACTGACCAAGATAGTGGTGGTTTGAAGGAGCGGAGTGGTGGTTTTGGAAGTTCCGGACAATAA
- the radA gene encoding DNA repair protein RadA has product MAKKKRKTVYTCQACGYESPQWYGKCPQCGAWNTLEEEVIAGKPIRQAGTEVNQKKAKPERLKEVSQAEEKRVKTGLGEFNRVLGGGVVPGSLVLIGGDPGIGKSTLLLQVAKQLSDNGSRVLYVSGEESLHQIKMRADRLGYQDADFFVYAETDLLAIEAAISDTQADFVVIDSIQTMVHPNNESLAGSVSQVREATGELMHIAKSSGIAIFVVGHVTKEGNIAGPRILEHMVDTVLYLEGEKHNTFRILRAVKNRFGSTNEIGVFDMKSQGLEEVTNPSQLFLEERLMGANGSAVVASMEGTRPILTEIQALLSATAFGNARRTASGLDYSRVTLIMAVLEKRAHLMLQNQDAYLKSTGGVKLDEPAIDLAIAVAVASSYWEKETQASDCFVGEIGLTGEIRRISRINERIQEAEKLGFKRIFIPYGNLQGLATDSQDIEIIGAKTLTQVLKEVFLPQGR; this is encoded by the coding sequence ATGGCTAAAAAGAAGCGAAAAACTGTCTACACTTGCCAGGCTTGTGGCTATGAATCACCTCAGTGGTATGGGAAATGTCCCCAATGCGGAGCTTGGAATACTCTGGAAGAGGAAGTGATTGCGGGGAAGCCCATCCGCCAAGCTGGGACAGAGGTCAATCAGAAAAAAGCCAAGCCTGAACGCCTCAAGGAAGTCAGCCAGGCGGAAGAAAAACGGGTAAAGACTGGCTTAGGCGAGTTCAACCGGGTCCTCGGTGGCGGGGTAGTCCCTGGGTCTTTGGTCCTGATTGGTGGGGATCCCGGCATTGGGAAGTCAACCCTGCTCCTCCAGGTGGCCAAGCAATTAAGTGATAATGGTAGCCGGGTCCTCTATGTTTCCGGTGAAGAAAGTCTACATCAAATCAAGATGCGGGCTGACCGTCTAGGCTACCAGGATGCGGACTTTTTTGTTTATGCGGAAACCGACCTCTTGGCCATTGAAGCGGCGATTTCTGATACCCAGGCGGATTTTGTGGTGATTGATTCCATTCAAACCATGGTCCATCCCAATAATGAATCCTTAGCCGGTAGTGTCAGTCAGGTCAGAGAAGCGACCGGGGAACTCATGCATATCGCCAAAAGCTCTGGAATCGCCATCTTTGTGGTCGGCCATGTGACCAAGGAAGGTAATATTGCCGGACCGCGGATTCTCGAACACATGGTGGACACAGTCTTGTACTTGGAAGGGGAGAAGCATAACACCTTCCGAATCCTAAGAGCGGTCAAAAACCGTTTTGGGTCGACCAATGAAATCGGAGTTTTTGACATGAAAAGTCAGGGCCTGGAAGAGGTCACCAACCCTAGCCAGCTCTTTTTAGAAGAACGGCTCATGGGAGCCAATGGGTCGGCAGTGGTTGCTTCCATGGAAGGAACGCGTCCGATTCTAACCGAAATCCAAGCCCTCTTGTCGGCTACAGCCTTTGGGAATGCCCGCCGTACCGCCAGTGGTTTGGACTATTCCCGGGTGACCCTCATTATGGCGGTTTTAGAGAAGCGGGCCCATCTCATGCTGCAGAACCAAGATGCCTACCTTAAGTCAACTGGTGGGGTCAAACTCGATGAACCGGCCATTGACCTAGCTATTGCTGTAGCTGTGGCTTCCAGTTACTGGGAGAAGGAAACCCAGGCCAGCGATTGCTTTGTGGGTGAGATTGGCCTGACCGGTGAAATTCGTCGGATTTCCCGGATTAATGAACGGATCCAAGAAGCGGAAAAATTAGGTTTTAAACGGATCTTTATCCCCTATGGGAACCTGCAAGGCCTGGCGACCGATAGTCAAGACATTGAAATTATTGGTGCCAAGACCCTGACTCAAGTTCTCAAAGAAGTCTTTCTCCCTCAGGGAAGATAG
- a CDS encoding PIN/TRAM domain-containing protein, with protein MKRLDVWAKIIDFLWLLVGAGFGYYLLPILWRWTNLSHTFINQAWINIIIGALIFLILIKLLEPLEKKLVRRLEKEIRDLPISNILIALLGIVMGLILAWLINIPLIALDIYFISNVLPVVLTILFAFLGYFVLWVKSDEILAFFRNIRISNLRDRVQDKETASDEEEAKSSPSPAKSDKESGQESEVWENFKPYKILDTSVIIDGRILDVLKTGIIEGTILVPNFVLKELQYIADSSDASKRVRGRRGLDVLNAIQALDNLPVEFYAGDFEEEEEVDLKLLLLAKEVNGVVVTNDYNLNKVSHFHQIKVLNLNELANAMKTVVIPGDRMQVHIIKKGTERQQGVGYLDDGTMIVVEEGRLHMDEELEVEVTSAIQTNAGKMIFAKLADD; from the coding sequence ATGAAACGATTAGATGTATGGGCCAAGATTATTGATTTTCTGTGGTTATTAGTGGGGGCAGGCTTTGGTTACTATCTCCTCCCCATCTTATGGCGGTGGACCAATTTATCCCACACCTTTATTAATCAAGCGTGGATTAATATCATCATTGGAGCACTTATTTTTCTAATTCTTATTAAATTATTAGAACCGCTTGAAAAGAAACTGGTCAGACGTTTAGAGAAGGAGATTCGCGATCTACCGATCAGCAATATCCTCATCGCTCTCTTAGGAATTGTTATGGGGCTGATTCTGGCTTGGTTGATTAATATTCCTTTGATTGCCTTGGATATTTACTTTATCAGTAATGTCTTGCCGGTCGTTCTGACCATTCTCTTTGCTTTTTTAGGGTATTTTGTCCTCTGGGTGAAGAGTGATGAGATATTGGCCTTCTTCCGTAATATTCGTATCAGTAATTTACGGGACCGTGTCCAAGACAAGGAGACCGCTAGTGATGAAGAGGAGGCTAAAAGTAGTCCCAGCCCAGCCAAGTCCGATAAGGAGTCGGGGCAAGAGAGCGAAGTTTGGGAAAACTTCAAACCCTATAAGATATTGGATACCAGTGTTATTATTGATGGCCGGATCCTGGATGTCTTAAAGACTGGGATTATCGAAGGGACGATTTTAGTGCCCAACTTTGTCCTCAAGGAACTTCAGTACATTGCCGATTCTTCCGATGCCTCTAAGCGGGTCCGGGGACGGCGGGGCTTAGATGTCTTAAACGCTATCCAAGCCTTAGATAACTTGCCGGTGGAATTTTATGCGGGCGACTTTGAAGAAGAGGAAGAAGTGGATTTGAAGTTGCTGCTACTGGCTAAGGAAGTGAATGGGGTGGTGGTGACCAACGACTATAATCTCAACAAGGTCAGCCACTTCCATCAAATTAAGGTCCTTAACTTAAATGAATTAGCTAACGCCATGAAGACCGTGGTTATTCCTGGCGACCGCATGCAAGTCCATATCATTAAAAAGGGGACCGAACGCCAACAAGGGGTCGGTTACTTGGATGATGGCACTATGATTGTGGTGGAAGAAGGACGCTTGCATATGGATGAAGAGCTTGAGGTCGAAGTGACCAGTGCTATTCAAACCAATGCTGGAAAGATGATTTTTGCCAAATTAGCCGATGACTAA